Proteins encoded within one genomic window of Triticum aestivum cultivar Chinese Spring chromosome 2D, IWGSC CS RefSeq v2.1, whole genome shotgun sequence:
- the LOC123052602 gene encoding LRR receptor-like serine/threonine-protein kinase GSO1, with protein sequence MTGARVMARAVRRFSVIPAAWLLLLVLVSRVAPAAGDDGDVLLEVKSAFAEDPEGVLEGWSADGGGSSDFCSWAGVTCDPAGLRVAGLNLSGAGFAGPVPGTLARLDALEVIDLSSNRLTGPIPAALGRLRRLQLLMLYSNQLAGGIPASLGRLAALQVLRLGDNLGLSGSIPKALGELRNLTVIGLASCNLTGAIPGGLGRLAALTALNLQENSLSGPIPADIGAMASLEALALAGNQLTGEIPPELGKLSYLQKLNLGNNSLEGAIPPELGALGELLYLNLMNNRLSGRVPRALAALSRVHTIDLSGNMLTGGLPAELGRLPQLNFLVLADNHLSGRLPGNLCSGSNEAESSSSLEHLLLSTNNFTGEIPDGLSRCRALTQLDLANNSLSGAIPPGLGELGNLTGLLLNNNSLSGELPPEIFNLTELTSLALYHNQLTGQLPDAIGNLKNLQELYLYENQFSGEIPESIGECSSLQMIDFFGNQFNGSIPASIGNLSELIFLHLRQNELSGLIPPELGDCHQLQVLDLADNALSGEIPATFEKLEALQQFMLYNNSLSGAVPDGMFECRNITRVNIAHNRLGGSLLPLCGTASLLSFDATNNSFEGGIPAQLGRSSSLQRVRLGSNALSGPIPPSLGGIAALTLLDVSNNALTGVIPDALSRCTQLSHIVLNHNRLSGPVPAWLGTLPQLGELTLSANEFTGALPVQLTKCSKLLKLSIDGNQINGTVPPEIGRLASLNVLNLAQNQLSGPVPATVARLSNLYELNLSQNQLSGAIPPDIGKMQELQSLLDLSSNNLVGIIPASIGSLSKLEDLNLSHNALVGTVPSQLARMSSLVELDLSSNRLDGRLGDEFSRWPQDAFSGNAALCGSHLRGCGSGGRGRSTMHSASIALVSAAVTLTIVLLVIVLVLLAVRRRGRHSGEVNCTVFSSSQGNTNRQLIIKGSARREFRWDAIMEATANLSDQFAVGSGGSGTVYRAELPTGETVAVKRFVHMDSDMLLQDKSFAREVKILGRVRHRHLVKLLGFVGQGEHGGSMLIYEYMENGSLYDWLHGGAGEGKKRVLSWDARLKVAAGLVQGVEYLHHDCVPRVVHRDIKSSNVLLDGDMEAHLGDFGLAKAIAENRNGGKECTESASLFAGSYGYMAPECAYSLKATEKSDVYSTGIVLMELVTGLLPTDKTFRGDMDMVRWVQSRVDAPSPGRDQVFDPALKPLAPREESSMAEVLLVALRCTRPAPGERPTARQISDLLLHVTLDYYRAGEQKR encoded by the exons ATGACGGGCGCACGAGTAATGGCGCGGGCCGTGCGGCGCTTCTCGGTGATTCCGGCCGCGTGGCTGCTGCTGCTGGTTCTGGTTTCACGTGTGGCGCCGGCGGCGGGTGATGATGGCGACGTGCTGTTGGAGGTGAAGAGCGCGTTCGCGGAAGACCCGGAGGGAGTTTTGGAGGGCTGGTCCGCCGATGGCGGCGGCTCGTCCGACTTCTGTTCCTGGGCCGGCGTCACGTGCGACCCGGCGGGGCTCAGGGTGGCCGGCCTCAACCTGTCCGGCGCGGGGTTTGCCGGGCCGGTGCCCGGGACGCTCGCGCGGCTCGACGCGCTCGAGGTCATCGACCTGTCGTCCAATCGCCTCACGGGCCCCATCCCGGCGGCTCTCGGGCGCCTCAGAAGGCTCCAGCTTCTCATGCTCTACTCCAACCAGCTCGCCGGCGGGATCCCGGCGTCGCTGGGCAGACTCGCCGCGCTCCAGGTGCTGCGCCTCGGCGACAACCTCGGCTTGTCGGGGTCAATCCCCAAAGCGCTCGGGGAGCTGCGGAACCTCACCGTCATCGGGCTCGCGTCGTGCAACCTCACCGGAGCGATACCGGGGGGGCTTGGGAGGCTCGCTGCGCTCACGGCCTTGAACCTGCAAGAGAACTCCCTGTCCGGGCCGATACCAGCGGACATCGGCGCCATGGCAAGCCTCGAGGCGCTTGCTCTCGCTGGGAATCAACTCACCGGCGAGATACCGCCGGAGCTTGGGAAGCTCTCCTATCTCCAGAAGCTCAACCTCGGGAACAATTCATTGGAGGGCGCCATACCGCCGGAGCTCGGAGCTCTGGGCGAGCTCCTGtacctcaacctcatgaacaaccGCCTCTCTGGGCGCGTGCCGCGCGCTCTCGCCGCGCTCTCTCGCGTGCACACGATTGACCTGTCCGGTAACATGCTCACTGGTGGGCTCCCCGCCGAGCTCGGCCGGCTGCCGCAGCTCAACTTCCTTGTGCTCGCCGACAACCACCTCAGCGGCCGGCTTCCGGGCAACCTGTGCAGCGGCAGCAATGAAGCAGAGTCATCAAGTAGCCTCGAGCACCTCCTGCTctccaccaacaacttcaccgGGGAGATACCGGACGGGCTGTCGCGGTGCCGTGCGCTGACGCAGCTCGACCTGGCGAACAACAGTCTCTCTGGCGCCATCCCGCcgggcctcggcgagctcgggaacCTGACGGGTCTGCTGCTCAACAACAACAGCCTCTCTGGCGAGCTGCCGCCGGAGATCTTTAACCTCACTGAGCTCACTAGCCTTGCATTGTACCACAATCAGCTCACTGGCCAGCTGCCGGACGCCATCGGCAATCTTAAGAACCTCCAGGAACTGTACTTGTACGAGAACCAGTTCTCCGGCGAGATACCGGAGAGCATCGGGGAGTGCTCGAGCTTGCAGATGATCGACTTCTTTGGGAACCAGTTCAACGGGAGCATACCGGCGTCCATCGGGAATCTGTCCGAGCTGATCTTTCTTCACCTCCGGCAGAACGAGCTGTCGGGCCTGATTCCGCCGGAGCTCGGCGATTGCCATCAGCTCCAGGTTCTTGACTTGGCGGACAATGCTCTATCCGGTGAAATCCCGGCGACGTTTGAGAAGCTCGAAGCGCTCCAGCAGTTTATGCTGTACAACAACTCGCTGTCCGGCGCAGTCCCGGATGGCATGTTCGAGTGCCGGAACATCACGAGGGTGAACATCGCGCACAACCGGCTCGGCGGCAGCCTCCTGCCGCTCTGCGGGACGGCGAGCCTGCTCTCGTTCGACGCCACCAACAACTCGTTCGAGGGCGGGATCCCGGCGCAGCTCGGGCGGTCCTCGTCGCTCCAGCGCGTTCGCCTCGGGAGCAACGCCCTCTCCGGGCCGATCCCGCCGTCGCTGGGCGGCATCGCCGCGCTGACGCTGCTGGATGTGTCGAACAATGCGCTCACCGGCGTCATCCCGGACGCGCTCTCGCGGTGCACGCAGCTCAGCCACATCGTCCTCAACCACAACCGGCTGTCAGGCCCCGTGCCGGCCTGGCTGGGCACGCTGCCGCAGCTGGGCGAGCTGACGCTCTCCGCCAACGAATTCACCGGCGCATTGCCGGTCCAGCTCACCAAGTGCTCCAAGCTCCTGAAGCTGTCGATCGACGGCAACCAGATCAATGGAACGGTGCCGCCTGAAATCGGTAGGTTGGCTTCTCTCAACGTGCTGAATCTGGCGCAGAACCAGCTCTCAGGTCCGGTACCGGCGACCGTGGCAAGACTGAGCAACCTGTATGAGCTGAATTTGTCGCAGAATCAGCTGTCGGGCGCGATTCCACCTGACATCGGCAAGATGCAAGAGTTGCAGAGCTTGCTGGATTTGAGCAGCAACAATCTGGTGGGCATAATCCCTGCATCAATTGGGTCTCTCTCCAAGCTGGAAGATTTGAACCTCTCTCACAATGCTCTGGTGGGAACAGTGCCGTCGCAGCTCGCCAGGATGAGCAGTTTGGTGGAGCTGGACTTGTCTAGCAATCGGCTGGATGGTAGGCTGGGGGACGAGTTCTCCCGGTGGCCGCAGGACGCCTTCTCCGGCAATGCTGCGCTCTGCGGCAGCCATCTGAGAGGCTGCGGCAGCGGCGGGCGTGGCCGGTCCACGATGCACTCCGCGTCGATCGCGCTGGTGTCCGCGGCGGTGACACTGACGATTGTGCTCCTGGTGATTGTGCTTGTGCTGCTGGcagtgcggcggcgcgggcggcactCCGGGGAGGTGAACTGCACGGTGTTCTCGTCGAGCCAGGGCAACACGAACCGGCAGCTGATTATCAAGGGCTCGGCGCGGCGGGAGTTCCGGTGGGATGCGATCATGGAGGCGACGGCGAACTTGAGCGACCAGTTCGCCGTCGGCTCCGGGGGCTCGGGGACGGTGTACAGGGCAGAGCTGCCCACCGGCGAGACGGTGGCCGTGAAGAGGTTCGTGCACATGGACAGCGACATGCTGCTGCAGGACAAGAGCTTCGCGAGGGAGGTGAAGATCCTGGGCCGGGTCCGGCACCGCCACCTGGTGAAGCTCCTCGGGTTCGTCGGCCAAGGCGAGCATGGCGGCAGCATGCTCATCTACGAGTACATGGAGAACGGCAGCCTGTACGACTGGCTtcacggcggcgccggcgagggcaaGAAGCGGGTGCTGAGCTGGGACGCGCGGCTCAAGGTGGCGGCGGGCCTGGTGCAGGGCGTGGAGTACCTCCACCACGACTGCGTGCCGCGGGTGGTGCACAGGGACATCAAATCCAGCAACGTTCTCCTGGACGGCGACATGGAGGCGCACCTCGGCGACTTCGGCCTGGCCAAGGCCATCGCCGAGAACCGCAACGGCGGCAAGGAGTGCACCGAGTCAGCCTCTCTCTTCGCTGGATCATACGGCTACATGGCACCAG AGTGTGCTTACAGCCTCAAGGCGACGGAGAAGAGCGACGTCTACAGCACGGGCATCGTGCTCATGGAGCTCGTCACCGGCCTCCTGCCCACCGACAAGACCTTCCGCGGCGACATGGACATGGTGCGATGGGTGCAGTCCCGGGTTGACGCACCGTCGCCGGGCAGGGACCAGGTGTTCGACCCGGCGCTCAAGCCGCTGGCGCCGCGCGAGGAGTCGTCGATGGCGGAGGTCCTCTTGGTGGCGCTCCGGTGCACCAGGCCGGCGCCAGGGGAGAGGCCGACGGCGCGCCAGATCTCTGATCTGCTGCTCCACGTTACGCTCGACTACTACCGAGCCGGCGAGCAGAAGCGCTAG
- the LOC123052603 gene encoding uncharacterized protein → MPATPTIIGALLGLGTQMYSNALRKLPYMRHPWEHVLGMGLGVVFVNQLVKFDEKVKVDLDKMLERAKHANEQRYFDEDDD, encoded by the exons ATGCCGGCGACGCCGACCATCATCGGTGCCCTGCTGGGGCTGGGCACCCAGATGTACTCCAACGCCCTCCGGAAGCTCCCCTACATGCGCC ATCCCTGGGAGCATGTGCTGGGAATGGGTCTGGGTGTTGTGTTTGTAAACCAACTGGTGAAGTTTGATGAGAAGGTCAAGGTGGACCTTGACAAGATGCTTGAGCGTGCGAAACACGCCAATGAGCAGCGCTACTTTG ACGAAGACGACGATTAG